A window from Aerococcus sp. Group 1 encodes these proteins:
- the infC gene encoding translation initiation factor IF-3 — translation MAKNKFNELFTNEDIRAKELRVIDPEGEQLGVISKRDALERAEEAGLDLVLVSPNAKPPVARIMDYGKYRYQQQRKAREQRKNQKTIQVKEIRLSPTIDENDFQTKVRQGKKFIDKGDKVKVSIRFRGRAITHKDLGREVLERFASELADVATVEQKPKMEGRSMQLQLAPKED, via the coding sequence ATCGCTAAGAATAAATTTAACGAATTATTTACTAATGAAGATATTCGTGCAAAAGAATTACGCGTTATCGATCCAGAAGGAGAACAGCTAGGGGTTATTTCAAAAAGAGATGCCTTAGAGCGGGCTGAGGAAGCAGGACTCGATTTAGTTCTGGTCTCACCTAATGCTAAGCCGCCTGTTGCTCGGATTATGGATTATGGTAAATATCGTTATCAACAGCAACGTAAAGCGCGTGAACAACGTAAAAATCAAAAGACGATTCAAGTGAAAGAAATCCGTTTAAGCCCAACGATTGATGAAAACGACTTTCAAACTAAAGTACGTCAAGGAAAGAAATTCATTGATAAAGGGGACAAGGTGAAGGTTTCTATTCGCTTTAGAGGTCGCGCCATTACCCATAAAGATTTAGGTCGCGAGGTTTTGGAACGCTTTGCCAGCGAACTTGCTGATGTAGCTACTGTAGAGCAAAAACCTAAGATGGAAGGACGCTCTATGCAACTACAATTAGCACCAAAAGAAGATTAA
- a CDS encoding adaptor protein MecA — MEMEYLNDNTMRVFIAKDDLESRGITLLDLMKDQSQVENFFMSILEEADVSKRFQDSEALTFQVLPKNGGIDLYISKATADGQYMDKDGLENLLENITQNMSSEEENSSTNPSEADTKGGRPEFALAFKSWDQVLTFLKSYQVDEASLEVYVYQDLFQVIIRFEKEDLTQARQADLTSYALEFGHLSPFAPALLREHGQLLIHPESINQVAQLFQ; from the coding sequence ATGGAAATGGAGTATCTTAACGATAATACCATGCGCGTATTCATTGCCAAAGATGATCTCGAATCGCGCGGAATTACCCTCTTAGACCTCATGAAAGATCAAAGCCAAGTTGAAAACTTCTTTATGAGTATCTTAGAAGAAGCAGATGTTTCAAAGCGTTTTCAAGATTCAGAAGCTTTAACTTTCCAAGTCCTTCCTAAAAATGGCGGTATCGACCTCTATATTAGTAAAGCCACAGCAGATGGCCAATATATGGACAAGGATGGCTTGGAAAATCTACTTGAAAATATTACACAAAATATGAGTTCCGAGGAGGAAAACTCCTCTACAAACCCTAGTGAAGCAGACACAAAGGGAGGTCGACCTGAATTTGCTTTAGCCTTTAAGTCCTGGGACCAAGTCCTGACTTTTCTGAAATCCTACCAAGTGGATGAAGCCAGCCTAGAAGTCTATGTCTACCAAGATCTTTTTCAAGTGATTATAAGATTTGAAAAAGAAGACCTAACCCAGGCTAGACAAGCAGATCTGACTAGCTATGCTTTAGAGTTTGGTCATCTGAGTCCCTTTGCTCCTGCTCTACTCCGCGAGCATGGCCAATTATTAATTCATCCAGAATCAATTAACCAGGTCGCTCAATTATTCCAATAA
- a CDS encoding competence protein CoiA, giving the protein MYYAKLANGQLISSYEVDDRIQRKILALNQQNFYCPNCGQELVYRCHSRKKPHFAHQNNQLSLKYWRRESHWHLNNKEQIRQILVAKGYQARVEVASYTPDHRSDILFQAGDVVVSIELQASLLTKEAVISREQDYHQAKVQVLWLLNPKQRDLRLTANNLNRLAPFFQYLPCFGTYLPYWVEETRLVEIQSFNDYGHLLCRYHLSIDNYLYLFSYPKQVGLLNQEGTSGPGISQLLKARETRSLRRKIRQRPLKAEKKLLEQLYFRKLSLDDLPDTCFFFRGESIYIKEKLWLLAAYVFLLKEENLLDSEIYTFLLNYLNPRPFRPQLSFAYENWLWQVSQAMVKLL; this is encoded by the coding sequence ATGTATTATGCAAAATTAGCTAATGGCCAGTTGATTAGTTCTTATGAGGTTGATGACCGCATTCAAAGAAAAATATTAGCCCTTAACCAGCAGAACTTCTACTGCCCAAATTGCGGGCAAGAATTAGTTTATCGTTGTCATTCAAGGAAGAAGCCACATTTTGCCCACCAAAATAATCAATTAAGCCTCAAATATTGGCGCCGGGAATCCCATTGGCACTTGAATAATAAAGAGCAGATTAGGCAAATCTTAGTAGCCAAGGGCTATCAGGCCCGTGTAGAAGTCGCTAGTTACACGCCTGACCATCGTTCAGATATCCTCTTTCAAGCAGGAGATGTGGTGGTAAGTATTGAACTTCAGGCTAGCCTACTGACCAAAGAAGCTGTCATCAGTCGCGAGCAGGATTATCATCAAGCAAAAGTGCAGGTTTTGTGGCTACTCAATCCTAAACAAAGAGACTTACGCTTAACGGCAAACAATTTAAATCGTTTAGCTCCGTTTTTTCAGTATTTGCCCTGCTTTGGCACTTATTTGCCTTATTGGGTGGAGGAGACTCGCTTAGTTGAAATACAAAGTTTTAACGATTATGGTCATCTCTTATGCCGTTATCACTTAAGTATTGACAATTATCTCTATTTATTTTCTTACCCCAAGCAAGTTGGCTTACTTAATCAAGAAGGGACTAGCGGACCCGGGATTAGTCAGTTGTTAAAAGCAAGGGAGACCCGGTCTTTAAGGCGCAAAATTCGTCAACGTCCGCTTAAGGCCGAGAAAAAGCTCCTAGAGCAGCTCTATTTTCGAAAATTGTCCTTAGACGACTTACCGGATACTTGTTTTTTCTTTAGGGGAGAGTCTATCTATATCAAAGAAAAACTCTGGTTATTAGCTGCCTATGTTTTCCTACTTAAAGAAGAAAATTTACTTGATTCAGAGATCTATACTTTTTTACTGAATTACCTTAATCCGCGTCCCTTTAGGCCCCAATTGAGCTTTGCTTATGAGAACTGGTTATGGCAGGTTAGTCAAGCCATGGTAAAATTGCTATAA
- the rplT gene encoding 50S ribosomal protein L20, whose product MARVKGGTVTRRRRKKYLKLAKGYFGSKSTNYKVAKQAVMKSYSYAYRDRRQRKRDFRRLWITRINAAARLNGLSYSRLMNGLHQANVDINRKMLADIAVNDAEAFTAICDQAKAALEK is encoded by the coding sequence ATGGCACGTGTTAAAGGTGGAACGGTTACACGCCGTCGTCGTAAAAAATATTTAAAATTAGCAAAAGGTTACTTTGGTAGCAAATCAACCAACTATAAAGTAGCTAAACAAGCGGTTATGAAATCTTATTCATACGCTTACCGTGACCGTCGTCAAAGAAAACGTGACTTCCGTCGTTTATGGATTACCCGTATTAATGCGGCTGCACGTTTAAATGGCTTAAGCTATAGCCGTTTAATGAACGGTTTACACCAAGCTAACGTGGATATCAATCGTAAAATGTTAGCAGATATCGCTGTTAACGATGCTGAAGCTTTCACTGCAATCTGTGACCAAGCCAAGGCTGCACTTGAAAAATAA
- a CDS encoding Dps family protein encodes MAYTETKKALNQLVADLVQAHTVIHQIHWYMRGEGFLFYHPKLDSFMDDILEQLDVVSERIITIDGSPFSTLKEFSDHTRIPDHKGEWNTSIQEDMHRVADVIRILADDYQLGVDAASKEGDVASEDICTGYLRDAQKTLWMVEAELGQAPNIDKD; translated from the coding sequence ATGGCATACACAGAAACAAAAAAAGCACTTAATCAATTAGTTGCTGACCTGGTTCAAGCCCACACCGTTATCCATCAAATTCACTGGTATATGCGTGGGGAAGGTTTTCTTTTCTATCATCCAAAACTCGATAGCTTTATGGATGATATTCTTGAACAGCTCGATGTTGTTTCTGAACGTATAATTACTATCGATGGTTCCCCCTTCTCAACCCTTAAAGAATTTTCTGACCACACCCGTATTCCCGACCATAAGGGCGAGTGGAATACCAGTATCCAAGAAGATATGCATCGGGTTGCTGATGTTATCCGCATCTTAGCAGACGACTATCAATTAGGGGTCGATGCAGCAAGTAAGGAGGGTGATGTCGCTAGTGAGGACATCTGTACTGGCTACCTCCGTGACGCTCAAAAAACCCTATGGATGGTGGAAGCGGAACTGGGCCAAGCCCCTAATATTGACAAAGACTAA
- a CDS encoding GNAT family N-acetyltransferase, whose product MEKMRIRLAQSEDLPAIQAIIKAGAAYLRQQNIDQWQDPTVYQADSLLKDIEGKNAYLGLIEGDVVGFFIARPIDRDYDNYSIWQGQGDYLAFHRVALATKYRGQGLSWALFQAFEDLADHLKINDLRIDTHPDNLGMQKIILKAGYQYLGEIELAGSGRRYAYEKIIPIKKSS is encoded by the coding sequence ATGGAAAAAATGCGAATTCGCTTAGCTCAGAGTGAAGATTTACCAGCTATACAGGCGATTATTAAGGCGGGAGCGGCCTATTTACGCCAACAAAATATTGATCAATGGCAAGATCCAACCGTCTACCAAGCGGACAGCCTATTAAAAGATATTGAAGGAAAAAACGCGTATTTAGGCTTAATCGAAGGGGATGTGGTCGGATTTTTTATTGCCAGGCCTATAGACAGGGATTATGACAACTATTCAATTTGGCAGGGCCAGGGAGACTACCTAGCTTTTCATCGGGTGGCCTTGGCGACTAAGTACCGCGGTCAGGGGCTTAGTTGGGCCTTATTTCAAGCCTTTGAAGACTTAGCCGATCACTTAAAGATTAATGACTTAAGAATTGATACCCATCCCGATAACCTTGGCATGCAGAAGATTATCTTAAAAGCCGGTTATCAGTACTTAGGAGAGATTGAATTAGCGGGTAGTGGCAGACGCTATGCCTACGAGAAAATTATTCCAATAAAAAAATCCAGCTGA
- a CDS encoding CYTH domain-containing protein, whose product MHKDIETEYKNILSPEEYQKLLSLFDLHLNEAKHQHNMYFDTESLRLKANHSALRIRLSDTYAHLTYKQSLTSAKSLEVTDKVSRESAQAMMETGQFQPGAHLSDLFHEIGLYASELRPIGQFKTTRLEKNWKKQKLVLDACSFYTYNDYELELEIEPGEDDPKRYFNEFLSSYHITRRPSKPKIARMQLDKPLYPFE is encoded by the coding sequence ATGCACAAGGACATTGAAACAGAATATAAAAATATTCTCAGTCCAGAAGAATATCAAAAGCTCTTATCTTTATTTGATCTTCATTTAAATGAAGCCAAGCACCAACATAATATGTACTTTGACACCGAGTCTCTTCGCTTGAAGGCAAACCACAGTGCCTTAAGGATTCGACTCAGTGATACCTATGCCCATCTCACCTATAAGCAGTCACTGACTAGCGCCAAATCCTTGGAAGTCACTGATAAGGTCAGCCGTGAAAGTGCGCAAGCTATGATGGAGACAGGTCAGTTTCAGCCTGGAGCACACTTAAGCGACTTATTCCATGAAATTGGTTTATACGCGAGCGAATTACGACCCATTGGTCAATTTAAAACCACTCGCTTGGAAAAAAATTGGAAAAAGCAAAAGCTTGTATTAGACGCTTGCTCTTTTTACACTTACAATGATTATGAATTAGAATTAGAAATTGAGCCTGGAGAGGACGATCCAAAGCGTTATTTTAATGAATTTTTATCTAGCTATCATATTACTCGTCGGCCTTCCAAGCCAAAAATTGCCCGGATGCAATTAGATAAACCATTATATCCATTCGAATAA
- a CDS encoding RluA family pseudouridine synthase has translation MKTFLRQKGVSRRQLAKIKYHGGTIIVNNKRVGSKYFLSLGDQVTIIYPAEGSQDQIMAVDFPLDILYEDRDYLIVNKPAGYTSIPSQFKDEYSMANFVKAYFVRKNYENQVIHVVTRLDRFTSGAMIFAKHKYAHSQIDQLMQSGGINKQYLAFTHSAIGSDQHGLIEAPIGRKEGSIIERCIRADGQHAKTEYWLEDSQAGLYRYRVQLHTGRTHQIRVHFAYLGAPLCGDDLYGGSQEAGLSGQALHCQRLAFKQPLTQEDLVIEAPLSQDFKTWLASYQKGDA, from the coding sequence GTGAAGACTTTTCTTAGGCAAAAAGGCGTTTCCCGCCGTCAACTGGCTAAAATCAAATACCATGGGGGGACTATTATAGTTAATAATAAGCGAGTTGGGAGTAAATACTTCCTTTCTTTGGGAGACCAAGTGACCATCATCTACCCAGCTGAGGGCAGCCAAGATCAAATTATGGCGGTGGATTTTCCTTTGGATATTCTTTATGAAGACCGCGATTATTTAATTGTTAATAAGCCGGCCGGCTACACCTCCATTCCTTCACAATTTAAGGATGAATACTCCATGGCTAATTTCGTTAAAGCTTACTTTGTTAGAAAAAATTACGAAAACCAAGTCATCCATGTCGTGACCCGTTTAGACCGCTTTACGAGTGGAGCGATGATCTTTGCTAAACACAAGTACGCCCATTCGCAAATCGATCAATTAATGCAGTCTGGCGGCATCAATAAGCAGTATTTAGCCTTTACCCATTCTGCTATCGGGTCAGACCAGCATGGCCTGATTGAAGCGCCGATTGGTCGCAAGGAGGGCTCAATTATCGAACGCTGTATCAGAGCGGACGGTCAACACGCTAAGACAGAGTATTGGTTGGAGGATAGTCAGGCTGGATTGTACCGCTATCGGGTTCAACTCCATACCGGACGTACCCATCAAATTAGAGTCCACTTTGCTTATCTAGGCGCCCCTCTTTGTGGGGACGATCTCTACGGTGGTAGTCAGGAAGCCGGGCTGTCTGGTCAGGCTTTACACTGTCAGCGCCTGGCCTTCAAGCAGCCTTTAACCCAGGAAGATTTAGTGATTGAAGCACCTTTATCCCAAGACTTTAAAACTTGGTTAGCTAGTTATCAAAAGGGGGACGCCTAA
- a CDS encoding DsbA family protein gives MKSDYNCHSMAKKHHNNHIFEIFLFVNPIDPFCLELEEELLRFVAHSDKKIYFRLVSCVDHHFFWNYFKTLAKNKQSLEERNELYQCMYKVSLGYKAALCQGKKRGRTFLMTMQEVFGCQKKSYSLKRMEKYAKKIGLDFDMWMEDLYSKQTREDVLEDLQLAHQMEIVNYPSLVIFDNLNYQYGLRIEDAFTAQDLEELTTQMLPQAEKKLASLLI, from the coding sequence ATGAAATCGGACTATAATTGTCATAGCATGGCAAAAAAACATCATAATAATCATATTTTTGAAATCTTTTTATTTGTTAATCCAATTGACCCGTTTTGTCTAGAGTTGGAAGAAGAGTTATTGCGTTTTGTTGCCCACAGTGATAAAAAAATCTACTTCCGCCTCGTCTCCTGTGTGGACCACCACTTCTTTTGGAACTATTTCAAGACTTTAGCCAAAAACAAGCAAAGCTTAGAAGAGAGAAATGAACTTTACCAATGCATGTATAAGGTGTCTTTGGGATACAAGGCCGCTCTCTGCCAAGGTAAGAAGCGAGGACGCACTTTCCTAATGACCATGCAAGAAGTCTTTGGCTGTCAAAAGAAATCTTACAGCTTAAAGCGTATGGAGAAATATGCTAAAAAGATTGGCCTTGACTTTGATATGTGGATGGAAGATCTCTATTCTAAGCAAACCCGTGAAGATGTTCTGGAGGATTTACAATTGGCCCATCAAATGGAAATTGTGAACTACCCTTCTTTAGTTATCTTTGATAACTTAAACTACCAATACGGTCTTAGAATCGAAGATGCCTTCACAGCCCAAGATCTGGAAGAATTGACCACTCAAATGTTGCCCCAAGCAGAAAAAAAATTAGCGAGCCTGCTCATTTAG
- the rpmI gene encoding 50S ribosomal protein L35, which translates to MPKQKTHRASAKRFKRTASGKLKRSHSERSHRFHGKTKKQRRQHKQPAMVHVSDQRRIKQMLDTYK; encoded by the coding sequence ATGCCAAAACAAAAAACACATCGTGCGTCAGCTAAACGTTTTAAACGTACTGCATCAGGAAAATTAAAACGTAGCCATTCAGAACGTTCACACCGTTTTCACGGTAAAACCAAGAAACAACGTCGTCAACACAAACAACCAGCAATGGTGCATGTTTCCGACCAAAGACGTATTAAACAAATGCTTGACACTTACAAGTAA
- a CDS encoding methionine ABC transporter permease, with product MEFLEKIMPNVVAISDQFVEATWETLFMTVITCLFAFAIGLVIGVFLVLYMPGGLKENKAVYNVLDKVVNIGRSIPFVILIALLGGFTRLIMGTAIGTAGALVPLIVGTIPFYARQVQNALLEIDPGVIEAALAMGSTTSEIVTRVYLKEAIPGLIRVSALTVINVIGLTAMAGVVGGGGLGDLAINRGYQRYQNDVILVATLLILIMVFISQAVADRLVKHFEH from the coding sequence ATGGAATTCTTAGAAAAAATCATGCCAAATGTGGTAGCTATTTCCGACCAATTCGTTGAAGCCACTTGGGAAACCTTATTTATGACGGTTATTACCTGCCTCTTTGCCTTTGCTATTGGTTTAGTGATCGGCGTCTTCCTAGTTCTCTATATGCCAGGAGGTCTTAAAGAAAATAAGGCAGTTTATAATGTCTTAGATAAGGTTGTTAACATCGGTCGGTCGATTCCCTTCGTTATTTTAATAGCACTTTTAGGGGGCTTTACCCGCCTAATTATGGGGACAGCCATCGGGACAGCAGGAGCCCTGGTTCCCTTAATTGTGGGGACGATTCCTTTCTATGCCCGTCAAGTCCAAAACGCCTTATTAGAAATTGATCCTGGTGTCATAGAAGCAGCCCTAGCCATGGGATCTACAACAAGTGAAATTGTTACCCGGGTTTACTTGAAAGAAGCTATCCCAGGTTTGATTCGGGTATCTGCCCTCACCGTTATTAATGTGATTGGCTTAACCGCCATGGCAGGTGTCGTTGGTGGTGGAGGTCTTGGTGACTTAGCCATTAACCGTGGTTATCAACGCTACCAAAATGATGTAATCCTAGTTGCTACCTTATTGATTTTAATTATGGTCTTCATCAGTCAAGCTGTTGCTGACCGTTTAGTAAAACATTTCGAACATTAA
- the spxA gene encoding transcriptional regulator SpxA, producing the protein MVKLYTSPSCTSCRKARAWLEEHNIAYVERNIFQEPLSRDEIKEILRMTEDGTEEIISTRSKAFQELHIDLNEISLNELFDLIQENPGLLRRPIIMDEKRLQVGYNEDEIRRFLPREVRTIELHEALRKMG; encoded by the coding sequence ATGGTTAAATTATATACTTCCCCTAGTTGTACTTCTTGCCGCAAAGCTCGGGCTTGGCTAGAAGAACACAACATTGCCTATGTGGAACGTAATATATTCCAAGAACCTCTAAGCCGCGATGAGATTAAAGAAATCTTAAGAATGACAGAAGATGGTACTGAAGAGATTATTTCTACGCGTTCAAAAGCCTTTCAAGAATTACATATTGATTTAAATGAAATCAGTTTAAATGAATTATTCGATCTTATCCAAGAAAACCCAGGACTATTGCGTCGACCAATCATTATGGACGAAAAACGTCTGCAAGTAGGCTATAATGAAGATGAAATTCGTCGCTTCTTGCCAAGAGAAGTAAGAACGATCGAACTTCACGAAGCTTTAAGAAAAATGGGATAA
- a CDS encoding methionine ABC transporter ATP-binding protein produces the protein MIELKNVSVTFESDDKAVHAVKDVSLSIQSGEIFGVIGYSGAGKSTLVRTINCLQRPSSGQVFVNGQEITALSEKDLRLARKKIGMIFQHFNLMKSRTVAENVAYPLKGSGLSKEESQKKVQHLLDLVGLGNRGDSYPSQLSGGQKQRVAIARALANDPHVLLCDEATSALDPKTTSQILDLLKQVNRELGITIVIITHEMAVIKQICDRVAVMEAGSVVEQDSILNIFSNPHEELTQDFISSASPTEKGIETILANPDLLNIEPGDRLLRIDFTGASTGEPLIASLTKKYDLLANILYANIEILQGTPVGTLLISLNGEPSRVQEAINFVHSSGSHTKEYAFDHIEKGDK, from the coding sequence TTGATTGAATTAAAAAATGTATCCGTTACTTTTGAGAGTGATGATAAAGCCGTTCATGCCGTTAAGGATGTGTCCTTATCCATCCAATCAGGAGAAATCTTCGGTGTGATTGGCTACTCTGGCGCTGGAAAAAGTACCTTAGTCAGAACCATTAATTGCCTGCAAAGACCAAGTAGTGGACAGGTTTTTGTTAATGGTCAAGAAATTACAGCCCTATCTGAAAAAGATCTACGTCTAGCCCGTAAAAAAATTGGAATGATTTTCCAACATTTTAACTTAATGAAATCCCGGACAGTTGCCGAAAATGTTGCCTATCCCTTAAAGGGGTCCGGCTTATCTAAAGAAGAAAGTCAAAAGAAAGTCCAACACTTACTGGACCTGGTAGGCTTGGGTAACCGGGGGGATTCTTATCCTAGTCAATTATCCGGTGGTCAAAAGCAAAGAGTCGCTATTGCGCGGGCCTTGGCCAATGATCCCCATGTCCTTCTCTGTGATGAAGCTACCAGTGCCTTAGACCCTAAGACAACTAGCCAAATCTTAGACTTGCTCAAGCAAGTTAACCGCGAATTGGGAATTACCATTGTCATTATTACCCATGAAATGGCTGTTATCAAACAAATCTGTGACCGGGTAGCGGTTATGGAAGCTGGCTCAGTGGTTGAACAAGACAGTATTTTAAATATCTTCTCAAATCCGCATGAAGAATTAACCCAAGACTTTATTAGTTCAGCTAGTCCGACCGAAAAAGGCATTGAAACCATCCTGGCCAACCCTGATTTATTAAATATTGAGCCCGGTGACCGCCTCTTACGGATTGACTTTACCGGAGCTTCTACTGGGGAGCCTTTGATTGCCTCCTTGACTAAGAAGTATGATTTATTAGCTAATATCCTTTATGCCAATATTGAAATTCTTCAAGGAACGCCGGTGGGGACGCTTCTGATTTCCTTAAATGGAGAACCTAGCCGAGTCCAAGAAGCCATTAACTTTGTCCATAGCAGTGGGTCTCATACTAAGGAGTATGCGTTCGATCATATAGAGAAGGGGGATAAATAA
- a CDS encoding MetQ/NlpA family ABC transporter substrate-binding protein, whose amino-acid sequence MKKWNVVLASALSLLLLGGCSKEAKAPEEGGTVTVGVAGENEEKIWTEVSEKLKDENIDLKVQLFSDYVQPNRAVQEGEIDMNAMQHVAYLLDYNKNNNADLVPIGYTYISAMVVYSDTVKDLKDLPQNAKVAIPNDATNGGRALLLLEQAGVLEIDDNAGITPTVNDITSNPKNIELVEMDAAQVPRALKDSDAIVANTNYAVSAGFDPNDGIFSDTDDLDNLGTQYKNIIAVKSENKDNEIYKKIVKAYQSEDVEKKIKEISGNADQKAWTDNDQPEEDFHKLQEEGQK is encoded by the coding sequence ATGAAGAAATGGAATGTTGTTTTAGCCTCAGCCCTATCCTTATTATTACTAGGAGGCTGTTCAAAAGAAGCCAAAGCGCCAGAAGAGGGCGGTACTGTCACTGTTGGGGTTGCTGGTGAAAATGAAGAAAAGATTTGGACCGAAGTCTCTGAAAAATTGAAAGATGAAAATATTGACTTAAAAGTTCAACTATTTTCTGATTATGTGCAACCTAACCGGGCCGTTCAAGAAGGCGAAATTGACATGAATGCTATGCAACATGTGGCTTATTTATTGGACTATAATAAGAACAATAATGCTGACTTAGTGCCGATTGGTTATACTTATATTTCAGCCATGGTGGTCTACTCCGATACGGTTAAAGACCTTAAAGACCTTCCTCAAAATGCTAAAGTAGCTATCCCTAATGACGCTACTAATGGGGGCCGGGCCTTACTCTTATTAGAACAAGCTGGTGTCTTAGAAATCGACGATAATGCAGGGATTACTCCTACTGTTAATGATATTACCTCGAATCCTAAAAATATTGAGCTGGTTGAAATGGATGCTGCCCAAGTGCCACGTGCCTTGAAAGACTCTGACGCTATTGTTGCTAATACCAATTACGCGGTTTCAGCTGGTTTTGATCCTAATGATGGTATTTTCTCTGATACCGATGACCTTGATAATTTAGGAACTCAATATAAGAATATTATTGCAGTGAAATCTGAAAATAAAGATAATGAAATTTATAAGAAGATTGTCAAAGCCTACCAAAGTGAAGACGTTGAGAAGAAAATTAAAGAAATCTCTGGTAACGCTGACCAAAAAGCCTGGACCGACAATGATCAACCAGAAGAAGACTTCCATAAACTTCAAGAAGAAGGGCAAAAATAG
- a CDS encoding NAD kinase: MRIAIVSNDNESSKDVQARLLSACKQADFSIDQDHPDIVVSIGGDGTLLEAFHHYEKQLDHVRFVGVHTGHLGFYTDWTVDELDQFIDFLLNDSGESVSYPLLEVALEKVDGEKNHLIALNEATLRRFEGTMTGEVFIKEEKFELFKGDGLCVSTPTGSTGLNKSLGGAVVHPRLDTLQVTEIASLNNRVYRTISSPILIAGDEWIRVKLDDEFLAGVFMTLDHLSFSLKGVKNIEFRIAKSRVHFARYRHMHFWDRVENAFIGLGDRDKKG; this comes from the coding sequence ATGCGTATCGCAATAGTAAGTAACGACAATGAATCATCTAAGGATGTCCAAGCCAGGCTGCTTTCTGCGTGTAAACAGGCTGATTTCAGCATTGACCAAGACCATCCAGATATTGTGGTATCCATTGGTGGGGACGGGACCTTATTGGAAGCCTTCCACCACTATGAAAAACAGCTCGACCATGTCCGTTTTGTCGGCGTTCATACTGGGCACTTAGGTTTTTATACCGACTGGACAGTTGATGAATTGGACCAGTTTATTGATTTTCTCCTCAATGACTCGGGTGAGAGTGTCTCTTACCCGCTTTTAGAAGTGGCTTTAGAAAAGGTTGATGGCGAAAAAAATCACCTGATTGCGCTTAACGAAGCGACCTTACGCCGTTTTGAAGGGACGATGACTGGGGAAGTCTTTATAAAGGAAGAAAAATTTGAACTCTTTAAAGGGGACGGCTTATGTGTATCGACACCGACTGGGTCAACAGGTTTGAACAAGTCTCTAGGAGGCGCGGTGGTTCATCCCCGCTTGGATACCCTGCAAGTCACAGAGATTGCTTCTTTAAATAACCGGGTCTACCGCACCATCTCTAGTCCTATCCTGATTGCTGGAGATGAGTGGATCCGGGTAAAATTGGATGATGAATTTTTAGCAGGAGTCTTTATGACCCTGGATCACTTATCTTTTTCCCTAAAAGGAGTGAAAAATATTGAGTTCCGAATTGCTAAATCACGGGTTCACTTTGCCAGGTACCGTCATATGCATTTCTGGGACCGAGTGGAAAATGCCTTTATTGGCCTAGGCGACCGCGATAAGAAAGGATAA